From Lawsonia intracellularis PHE/MN1-00, the proteins below share one genomic window:
- the pyrR gene encoding bifunctional pyr operon transcriptional regulator/uracil phosphoribosyltransferase PyrR: MDRKIIFTINQFETAIVNLSQELIDNYITFDNILFIGIQRRGVILANRLQKVIVEKTKQSPLIGTLDINFYRDDWTTRQLHPIIGESFIPTILDDKTVILIDDVIYTGRTIRAALEALNNYGRPTHVKLLTLIDRGGRELPIQPDYIGYTTNITSQHTINVLVKEIDGEDAVLLE, from the coding sequence ATGGATAGAAAAATAATTTTTACTATAAATCAATTTGAAACAGCTATAGTTAACCTGTCTCAAGAACTTATAGACAACTATATAACATTTGATAATATACTATTTATTGGTATTCAACGTCGTGGTGTAATTTTAGCTAACCGTCTACAAAAAGTTATTGTAGAGAAAACAAAACAATCTCCACTTATTGGCACCCTAGACATTAATTTCTATAGAGATGACTGGACAACACGTCAACTCCATCCCATCATCGGAGAATCATTTATTCCTACTATTCTTGACGATAAAACAGTTATTCTTATAGATGACGTAATATATACTGGCCGTACAATACGAGCTGCTTTAGAAGCACTTAACAACTATGGACGTCCTACCCATGTCAAACTCCTTACACTTATCGATCGAGGTGGTAGAGAACTTCCTATTCAACCTGACTATATAGGTTACACCACTAATATAACAAGCCAACATACTATTAATGTACTTGTAAAAGAAATTGATGGAGAAGATGCAGTGTTACTAGAATAA
- a CDS encoding 16S rRNA (uracil(1498)-N(3))-methyltransferase, translated as MIAKKNTSFGEIELPWSNYKTFYLAHEHWQEPYILNKKESHHLLHVLRIQIGTEIHVLDGRGREGLFSVKEVIKDRVSLSYINDWMHPEPTRKVVLAAGWTKAARRGWLFEKAAELEAWAIWFWKAERSQFPLSEAKKESWQGQIIAGAKQCNNPWFPSLQLFPNGIEELIYNVDTIGCDFRHVLVENTCGPAQPLTLDMLKQTGLTICVLGPEGGFTHKEILKLKEASFLSLTLGDRVLRWETAAILCLGLHWWKKVYS; from the coding sequence ATGATAGCTAAAAAAAATACCTCTTTTGGAGAGATAGAATTACCTTGGTCTAATTATAAAACATTTTATCTTGCTCATGAACATTGGCAAGAGCCTTATATATTAAATAAAAAAGAATCGCATCATCTTTTGCATGTATTGCGGATTCAAATAGGTACAGAGATTCATGTATTAGATGGAAGGGGAAGAGAAGGATTATTTTCTGTTAAAGAAGTAATAAAAGATAGAGTAAGTCTCTCTTACATTAATGACTGGATGCATCCTGAACCCACAAGAAAAGTTGTTCTTGCAGCAGGATGGACAAAAGCAGCAAGAAGAGGGTGGTTATTTGAAAAAGCTGCTGAACTTGAAGCATGGGCTATTTGGTTTTGGAAAGCTGAGAGGAGTCAATTTCCATTATCTGAAGCTAAAAAAGAATCTTGGCAAGGTCAGATTATTGCAGGAGCAAAACAATGTAACAATCCGTGGTTTCCTTCATTACAATTATTTCCAAATGGTATAGAAGAACTTATTTATAATGTAGATACAATAGGTTGTGATTTTCGGCATGTATTAGTTGAAAATACTTGTGGACCAGCACAACCTCTTACATTAGATATGCTTAAGCAAACTGGTTTAACTATTTGTGTCCTTGGGCCAGAAGGTGGTTTTACACATAAAGAAATCCTAAAACTAAAGGAAGCATCATTTTTGTCGTTGACACTAGGAGATAGAGTATTAAGGTGGGAAACTGCAGCTATCCTTTGTCTTGGATTGCATTGGTGGAAAAAAGTATATTCCTAA
- a CDS encoding ubiquinone/menaquinone biosynthesis methyltransferase produces MSQNPHIETTQHDRSINSMFGRISRWYDPMNRILSGGLDIYWRHCLVEAMEPGKTGRILDLAAGTLDVAIALHNRYEQLHISAVDLCFSMLYQGMKKLHRANITRVWPITADAKLLPFPDSCIDGVTLAFGIRNIVPRTKAFSEIARVLLPGGRMAILEFGTGKQRIWMGLYNYYLTKILPFIGKLSSDPSAYLYLKQSIMDFPHPDELLDEIRAAGFHQAYYTPLSSGIVHLYIGEKANK; encoded by the coding sequence ATGTCTCAGAATCCACATATAGAGACAACCCAACATGATAGATCTATTAATTCTATGTTTGGACGCATATCAAGATGGTATGATCCTATGAATAGAATATTAAGTGGTGGACTAGATATTTATTGGCGTCATTGTCTTGTTGAAGCTATGGAACCTGGAAAAACAGGCCGTATCCTTGATCTTGCAGCTGGAACACTTGATGTGGCTATTGCATTACACAATCGGTATGAGCAACTTCATATTTCTGCTGTAGATCTCTGCTTTTCTATGCTATATCAAGGAATGAAAAAACTCCATAGAGCTAATATTACAAGAGTATGGCCAATAACAGCAGACGCAAAACTTTTACCGTTTCCTGATTCTTGTATAGATGGAGTAACATTAGCCTTTGGTATCCGTAATATTGTCCCTCGTACAAAGGCTTTCTCTGAAATTGCGAGAGTCCTACTCCCTGGAGGACGCATGGCTATACTTGAATTTGGAACAGGAAAACAACGTATTTGGATGGGATTATATAATTATTACCTTACAAAAATATTACCATTTATTGGCAAACTCTCGAGTGACCCTTCAGCATATCTCTATTTAAAACAAAGTATTATGGATTTCCCTCATCCTGATGAATTACTTGATGAAATCCGTGCAGCAGGCTTTCATCAAGCTTATTATACTCCCTTATCTTCAGGTATTGTACACCTTTACATTGGAGAAAAAGCTAACAAGTAA
- a CDS encoding dicarboxylate/amino acid:cation symporter, with protein MTSAKSKISLPVQMIIGFFLGIMAGIFLSEEITSNYLRPLGQLFITLIRMVVVPLVLATIVAGAAGIHDINKLGRVATKTLIYYFATTAIAITIGLIFANFFQPGVGFNLSIATTQSDMVEPPSVIQTIINIVPLNPIEALANGNMLQVIFFAVMFGFALSSLGEVGKPLLRSFELIGDTMVRMTNIVMMYAPIGVFGLISYTISTHGVDVLLPLSKFMLIAYLASIAHVLLCYVPLIKATGLPVMAVFKRLMEPTFIGFTTCSSAAVLPTNLQAVRSLGASKGISSFSIPLGNTINMDGTAIYMGVAAIFASEIYGIPLGFEKQLMVVLTGLLASIGTAGVPGAGLIMITLVFTQVGIPLEAVTLIAGIDRILDMIRTAVNTFGDAVGALVVSKLEGDLGTEPFDETCEVSALSTGTETYEN; from the coding sequence ATGACAAGTGCTAAGTCGAAAATAAGTTTGCCTGTCCAAATGATTATTGGATTTTTTCTTGGTATTATGGCTGGTATTTTCTTATCTGAAGAGATCACATCAAACTATTTACGTCCACTTGGTCAATTATTCATAACGCTTATTCGAATGGTAGTTGTACCACTTGTTCTTGCTACTATTGTTGCAGGCGCAGCTGGTATTCACGACATCAATAAACTTGGTCGAGTTGCGACTAAAACACTTATTTACTACTTTGCAACTACGGCTATTGCTATCACTATTGGTCTTATATTTGCAAATTTCTTTCAACCAGGAGTTGGTTTTAATCTTTCTATAGCTACTACACAATCAGATATGGTTGAACCACCAAGTGTTATTCAAACAATTATTAATATTGTACCTCTTAATCCAATAGAAGCTTTGGCCAATGGTAACATGCTTCAAGTTATTTTCTTTGCAGTTATGTTTGGTTTTGCCCTTAGTTCTCTTGGTGAAGTTGGGAAACCTCTATTGAGAAGTTTTGAGCTTATTGGAGATACAATGGTTCGCATGACAAATATTGTCATGATGTATGCACCAATTGGTGTCTTTGGCTTAATTTCATATACAATTAGCACACATGGTGTTGATGTTCTGTTACCTTTAAGTAAATTTATGCTTATAGCTTACTTAGCATCTATTGCACATGTATTATTATGTTATGTTCCTCTTATTAAAGCTACAGGTCTACCAGTAATGGCTGTATTTAAACGTCTTATGGAACCTACATTTATTGGCTTTACAACTTGCTCAAGTGCAGCAGTATTACCAACAAATTTGCAAGCTGTAAGATCTCTTGGTGCATCTAAAGGCATATCTAGCTTTTCTATACCATTAGGAAATACTATAAACATGGATGGCACAGCTATTTACATGGGAGTTGCAGCTATATTTGCTTCTGAGATATATGGCATACCCCTAGGGTTTGAAAAACAACTTATGGTTGTTCTCACTGGTCTACTTGCTTCTATAGGTACTGCAGGCGTCCCTGGTGCTGGACTTATTATGATTACACTTGTATTCACACAAGTAGGAATCCCATTAGAAGCTGTAACACTTATTGCTGGAATTGATCGGATACTAGATATGATAAGAACAGCTGTAAACACCTTTGGTGATGCTGTTGGAGCTTTAGTTGTCTCAAAACTTGAAGGAGATCTTGGTACAGAACCTTTTGATGAAACATGTGAAGTAAGTGCTCTTAGTACTGGTACTGAAACATACGAAAATTAG
- a CDS encoding adenylyltransferase/cytidyltransferase family protein: MSESIMYNQILTHPKIVTLTNLLPKLEYLKSNGKKIIFTNGCYDILHPGHLDLLTRAKTYGDILVLGLNTDNSVKRLGKDPDRPFNPFHIRAFVLAHLELIDFIIGFEEDTPLQLIEAIQPNVLVKGGDWCVEQIIGKEFVERNNGLVLSLPFLEGHSTSGLVQKIRNKKSNST; encoded by the coding sequence ATGAGTGAAAGTATTATGTATAATCAAATATTAACACATCCCAAAATTGTTACTCTAACAAATTTACTTCCAAAACTTGAATATCTTAAAAGTAATGGGAAAAAAATTATCTTTACAAACGGTTGTTATGATATTCTTCATCCTGGACATCTTGATCTTCTGACTAGAGCAAAAACATATGGAGATATTCTGGTTCTTGGATTAAATACTGATAACTCTGTTAAACGGTTAGGAAAAGATCCAGATAGACCATTTAATCCTTTCCATATTCGTGCTTTTGTATTAGCTCATCTTGAACTTATAGATTTCATTATTGGTTTTGAAGAAGATACACCATTACAATTAATTGAAGCTATTCAACCTAATGTACTAGTTAAAGGTGGTGATTGGTGTGTAGAACAAATTATAGGTAAAGAGTTTGTAGAGCGCAATAATGGTCTTGTATTAAGTCTTCCTTTTCTTGAAGGACATTCAACAAGTGGGTTAGTACAAAAAATACGTAATAAAAAATCTAATTCTACATAA
- the trpS gene encoding tryptophan--tRNA ligase, translated as MHQSMPLRTVSGMRPTGRLHLGHYFGAIKSWLSMQQEIEALFFVADWHALTSDYANTTHLKEYIYDLVIDWLASGIDPHQSIIFQQSKVPQHAELNLLLGMITPLSWLERNPTYKEQQQEITTKDLGNFGFLGYPVLMAADILLYRPQLVPVGQDQLPHLELTREIARRFNNLYGTIFAEPKAKLTPTAKCPGLDGRKMSKSYGNAIFLNDSFDEVTHKVKKMYTDPARLRKSDPGNPDVCNLFPYHQLLTTPYIQDEIREGCVTATLGCVECKKILLQSLKEFLNPFHERRATYENKNYIDDLLTDGNQRATIKAEDTMNLVREAIYK; from the coding sequence ATGCATCAGTCTATGCCACTACGTACAGTTTCTGGGATGCGTCCCACAGGGAGGTTACACCTAGGTCATTATTTTGGTGCTATCAAAAGTTGGTTATCTATGCAGCAAGAAATAGAAGCACTTTTTTTTGTAGCAGATTGGCATGCACTTACAAGTGATTATGCTAATACAACCCACTTAAAAGAATACATATATGACCTTGTTATTGACTGGCTTGCATCTGGAATTGATCCACATCAAAGTATTATTTTTCAACAATCAAAAGTTCCACAACATGCAGAACTTAATCTTCTACTTGGAATGATCACTCCTTTAAGTTGGTTAGAACGTAATCCTACATATAAAGAGCAACAGCAAGAAATCACTACAAAAGATTTGGGAAATTTTGGATTTCTTGGATATCCAGTTCTCATGGCAGCAGACATCCTTCTTTATCGCCCACAGTTAGTACCTGTTGGTCAAGATCAGCTTCCTCACCTTGAACTTACACGTGAAATTGCTAGACGATTTAATAATCTATATGGCACTATTTTCGCTGAACCAAAAGCAAAGCTCACACCTACTGCAAAATGTCCAGGACTTGATGGACGTAAGATGTCTAAAAGTTATGGAAATGCAATTTTTCTTAATGATTCTTTTGATGAAGTCACTCATAAAGTCAAAAAAATGTATACAGATCCAGCAAGACTAAGAAAAAGTGATCCAGGTAACCCTGATGTTTGCAACCTTTTCCCTTATCATCAACTTCTTACAACTCCTTACATCCAAGATGAAATTCGTGAAGGTTGTGTAACAGCAACACTAGGATGCGTAGAATGTAAAAAAATATTGTTACAAAGTTTAAAAGAATTCCTTAATCCATTTCATGAACGTCGTGCAACCTATGAGAACAAAAACTACATTGATGATCTGCTAACTGATGGTAACCAAAGAGCAACTATAAAAGCTGAAGATACAATGAATCTTGTCCGAGAAGCTATTTATAAATAG
- a CDS encoding site-2 protease family protein has translation MFEFDITNAIKRIAVAFVPLVLGIILHEVAHGWVAQRRGDPTAAMLGRITLNPTHHIDPLGLMVFTITSLTSPFIFGWAKPVPINPRNFYDLRKDTMLVSFAGPAANFLLAFTFGLLLRIFLEFFPAYEWQQSSVWTYFFLMFSSGIIINFTLAWLNLLPIPPLDGSKILWAILPNELGYKYMLAERYGFVIFIALLLTGLLGYILYPLINLSLILCTLLFGLN, from the coding sequence ATGTTTGAATTTGATATTACAAATGCTATTAAGCGAATAGCAGTAGCTTTTGTTCCTCTTGTCTTAGGAATCATATTACATGAAGTTGCACATGGATGGGTTGCACAACGACGAGGAGATCCAACAGCAGCAATGTTAGGAAGAATTACTCTTAACCCAACTCATCATATTGATCCACTAGGACTCATGGTCTTTACTATAACTAGCCTAACAAGTCCATTTATCTTTGGTTGGGCTAAGCCAGTTCCTATTAACCCTAGAAATTTTTATGATCTCCGTAAAGATACTATGTTAGTATCCTTTGCAGGCCCTGCAGCTAACTTTCTTCTAGCCTTTACCTTTGGATTGTTGTTACGAATCTTTCTAGAATTTTTCCCTGCTTATGAATGGCAGCAGTCTTCTGTATGGACTTATTTTTTTCTTATGTTCTCAAGTGGTATTATCATCAATTTTACTCTTGCTTGGCTTAATTTACTCCCTATTCCTCCTCTTGATGGTAGTAAAATCCTCTGGGCAATACTCCCCAATGAACTTGGCTATAAATATATGTTAGCAGAACGATATGGTTTTGTTATCTTTATTGCTCTTCTTTTAACTGGTTTACTAGGATATATTTTATACCCACTTATTAATCTATCGCTCATCCTTTGCACCTTATTATTTGGACTAAATTAA
- the tyrS gene encoding tyrosine--tRNA ligase, giving the protein MVSIDDQLQLIKRGYVELINEESLRKKLSNEKPLVVKAGFDPTAPDLHLGHTVLIHKLRHFQQLGHNVTFLIGDFTGLIGDPSGRSTTRPALTVEQVQANAETYKKQIFKILDPLKTNVVFNSKWLMSMSSVDFIRLASHYTLARMLERDDFSNRYKENTPIALHELLYPLMQGYDSVALKSDIELGGTDQKFNLLVGRTLMSHYNIEPQCILTMPLLEGLDGVRKMSKSYGNYVGIDEQPYVQFSKVMSISDELMWRYYELISTSSLSEVEKLKQNVKEGHLHPKKVKEQLAVDIVTQYHGKEKAYEALQEFTAVFVNGALPDDTPEFICNYGETSKPPAFLTDSKLCTSRSEAKRLIKQGSLTVNDKRYHDVELPLEPGDYIIKLGKKRFLRLQVQ; this is encoded by the coding sequence ATGGTATCTATTGATGATCAACTACAACTTATAAAACGTGGTTATGTTGAACTTATAAATGAAGAATCATTACGCAAAAAACTTAGTAATGAAAAACCTCTTGTTGTAAAAGCAGGCTTTGATCCCACTGCTCCAGATCTTCATCTTGGTCATACTGTACTTATTCACAAATTACGACACTTTCAACAACTTGGACATAATGTCACTTTTCTTATTGGAGACTTTACTGGTCTTATTGGAGATCCTTCTGGCCGATCCACTACTAGACCAGCATTAACAGTTGAACAAGTACAAGCTAATGCAGAAACTTATAAAAAACAAATTTTTAAAATTCTTGATCCTCTTAAAACAAATGTAGTTTTCAATTCTAAATGGCTAATGTCTATGTCATCAGTAGACTTTATTCGTCTAGCTTCACATTATACACTTGCACGCATGTTAGAACGAGATGATTTTTCTAACAGATATAAAGAAAATACACCAATAGCTCTTCATGAATTACTATACCCACTCATGCAAGGGTATGATTCTGTGGCTCTAAAAAGTGATATAGAGCTTGGAGGTACAGATCAAAAGTTTAACTTATTAGTTGGTCGTACACTTATGTCACACTATAATATTGAACCTCAATGTATTCTTACAATGCCACTATTAGAAGGGCTTGATGGAGTCCGTAAGATGTCAAAATCTTATGGTAACTATGTTGGAATTGACGAACAACCTTATGTTCAATTTAGTAAAGTTATGTCTATCTCTGATGAACTTATGTGGCGATATTATGAACTTATCTCTACTAGTAGTCTATCTGAAGTAGAAAAATTAAAACAAAATGTTAAAGAAGGACATCTCCATCCTAAGAAAGTAAAAGAACAGTTAGCTGTTGACATTGTAACACAATACCATGGCAAAGAAAAAGCTTATGAAGCACTGCAAGAATTTACAGCTGTTTTTGTTAATGGTGCTCTTCCTGATGATACGCCTGAATTTATATGTAACTATGGTGAAACAAGTAAGCCACCTGCTTTTCTTACTGACTCTAAGTTATGTACTTCTCGTAGTGAAGCAAAACGCCTTATAAAACAAGGTTCTCTTACAGTGAATGATAAACGTTATCATGATGTTGAGTTACCCCTTGAACCTGGCGACTATATTATCAAACTTGGTAAAAAACGATTTTTACGTTTACAGGTACAATAG
- a CDS encoding methylated-DNA--[protein]-cysteine S-methyltransferase, with protein sequence MLLSSQHEVIQEYISGEILTLTIYSVNNLINQIDIDWLKNPFNPTTTIGKQVKNLLLSYEQGKLVQWDLLPLNWNSIPKNSFQKKVLLTLTTIKYGTTISYRDLAALAGNPRAARAVGNIMSKNPWPLVVPCHRVIGINNHLTGFKGKKGLSIKAWLLHREGHLISNNKSIIS encoded by the coding sequence ATGCTACTATCATCACAACATGAAGTTATACAAGAATATATTTCTGGAGAAATACTAACCCTCACTATCTATTCAGTAAACAATTTGATTAATCAAATAGACATTGATTGGTTAAAAAATCCATTTAACCCTACTACAACTATTGGGAAACAGGTTAAAAATCTTTTATTGTCTTATGAACAAGGAAAGCTTGTTCAATGGGATCTATTACCTCTAAATTGGAATTCTATTCCAAAAAACTCTTTTCAAAAAAAAGTCTTACTTACCCTTACAACAATTAAGTATGGAACAACTATTAGTTATAGAGATCTAGCAGCATTAGCTGGTAACCCTCGTGCAGCACGTGCAGTAGGAAATATTATGTCTAAAAATCCATGGCCACTTGTTGTACCATGCCATCGAGTTATAGGGATTAATAATCATCTAACTGGTTTTAAGGGGAAAAAAGGACTCTCAATAAAAGCATGGCTATTACATCGTGAAGGACATCTTATCTCTAACAATAAGTCTATTATTTCTTAA
- the ispG gene encoding flavodoxin-dependent (E)-4-hydroxy-3-methylbut-2-enyl-diphosphate synthase produces the protein MNIRKKTRKIYIGNIAIGGDAPIIVQSMTNTDTRDIEATLKQINQLHAVGCEIVRLAVPDANAAKALKAIHDASPLPLIADIHFDYRLALTALESGIEGLRINPGNIGERKKVVTVVDAAKAHKASIRIGVNSGSVEKHLIDKFGGPVPEAMVESALNHIKILEDEKFYEIKVSIKSSSVLDTIAAYRMLSKSCDYPLHLGVTEAGSLIRGTVKSSVGLGILLSEGIGDTLRISLTEDPVEEVPVAWEILRALGLRRRGPEIIACPSCGRAEIDLIRLTKDVEACLVNEKTPLKIAVMGCVVNGPGEAKEADIGIAGGRDKGIIFAKGKVIRSVHGQDKLLNVFMEEVNKVIAEYNTTQ, from the coding sequence ATGAATATAAGAAAAAAAACACGTAAGATCTATATTGGAAATATTGCTATTGGGGGTGATGCTCCAATTATAGTTCAAAGTATGACAAATACTGATACAAGGGACATAGAAGCTACTCTTAAGCAAATAAACCAACTACATGCTGTAGGATGTGAAATTGTACGCCTTGCTGTCCCAGATGCAAATGCAGCAAAAGCATTAAAAGCTATTCATGACGCATCTCCATTGCCACTTATTGCAGATATTCATTTTGATTATCGCCTAGCCTTAACAGCACTTGAATCTGGTATTGAAGGACTTCGTATCAATCCTGGAAATATTGGTGAACGAAAAAAAGTTGTAACTGTTGTTGATGCTGCAAAAGCCCATAAAGCAAGTATACGAATTGGAGTAAATAGTGGATCTGTAGAAAAACATCTTATTGATAAGTTTGGAGGACCAGTCCCTGAAGCTATGGTTGAAAGTGCTCTTAATCACATAAAAATATTAGAAGATGAAAAATTTTATGAAATAAAAGTTTCCATCAAATCTTCTTCTGTCTTAGACACTATTGCTGCTTATAGAATGCTTTCTAAATCTTGTGATTATCCACTTCACCTTGGTGTTACTGAGGCAGGAAGTCTTATTCGTGGTACTGTTAAATCTTCTGTTGGACTAGGAATACTTCTTTCAGAAGGAATTGGTGATACTCTTCGTATTTCATTAACAGAAGATCCTGTAGAAGAAGTCCCTGTTGCTTGGGAGATACTTCGAGCTCTTGGGTTACGAAGAAGAGGTCCAGAAATTATTGCATGCCCATCTTGTGGTAGAGCAGAAATTGATCTTATAAGACTTACCAAAGATGTTGAAGCATGCCTTGTTAATGAAAAAACTCCACTCAAAATAGCTGTTATGGGATGTGTTGTTAATGGACCTGGAGAGGCAAAAGAAGCAGATATTGGCATTGCTGGAGGACGTGATAAAGGAATTATTTTTGCTAAAGGAAAAGTTATCCGTAGCGTACATGGACAAGATAAATTACTTAATGTGTTCATGGAAGAAGTAAATAAAGTAATAGCTGAATACAATACAACACAATAA